A region of the Pseudarthrobacter phenanthrenivorans Sphe3 genome:
GGGCCGGAACCCGTCCACTGTCAGCAGGGAGCTGGGCAGGAACATCCGGAACGGGGGCAACCGTCCGTACCTGGCGTCCTCGGCGCAGAACCGTGCGCAGAAGCTGGCGCGCAGGCCTAAGGCACGGAAGCTGGTTTTCAACGAGGCCCTGGCGCTTTACGTCGCCGGAATGCTGACGGCGCGGGAACGGTTGTCCCCGGAGCAGATCAGCGCCCGGCTGCGGATTGATTTCCCCGATGATGAAAGCATGCGCATCAGCCCGGAGACTATCTATCAGTGCATCTACATCCAGGGCCGCGGCGGGCTGAGAGCCGAGCTCGCTGCTGCTCTGCGCACCGGCCGGGCCGTGCGGCAGCCAAACCGGCGCGCGGGCATGCGAAGGCCCCGGGTCCCGCAAGAGTTGCTGATCAGTGAACGCCCCGCGGAAGCCGATGACCGGGCAGTGCCCGGGCACTGGGAATCTCAATGTTTCTGTCAAGCCGCCTGAGCGGTGATGCGTGGCATTGGTTCCTGGTAGATGGTGTGGTCACGGAGCATCGCCCAGAGGACGTTGATGCGACGTCTGGCGAGGGCGATGAGGGCCTGTTTATGCGACTTTCCTTCTCCGCGCTTCCGGTCGTAATAGGTTCTTGAGGCCGCGCTGTTCTTCAAGCTGGAGAGGGCGGCGAGGTAACAGGTCCGCAGGAGCCTGCGGTTAAAGCGACGTGGTCGGTGCAGGTTCCCGCTGATTCGTCCGGAATCGCGCGGGACGGGAGCCAGCCCCGCGACGCTGGCGAGCCGGTCGACTGAGTCAAACGCGTCCAGGTTGCCGCCGATGTTCGCGAGAAAAGTAGCTGCGAGTACGGGGCCGAAGCCCGGCATGGTGAGCAAAACATCGGCGCTGTCGTGCTTCCCGAACAGGTCCGTGATCTGGGCATCGATGCCGGCGATCTCCGCATCGAGAGTGCTGATTTGCCCGGCCAGCCGGACGACCAGGGCAGAGCCTGTGGTCTGAGTTGGCAGTACGGTGTGCTGGGAGTTTGCGGCTATCAGTGCCTTCTCTGCCATCTTGGCACTATTGCGGCAGCCGCGTTTCCTCAGCCAACCGGTGAGCCGAGCTAGTCCGATCCGCCGGATGCCCTCGGGTGTCTGGTAGCCGCCCAGGAGGACCAGGGGCGCCTGTTTGGAGTAGTCGAACGCACGCTCGAGAGCCGGGAAATATTCCAGCAAGGTGGCGCGGAGCCTGTTGATCGCCCGGACACGGTCGCAGATCAGATCCGTACGGCGGGCGGTGAGGAGCCGCAGGTCAACGCTGATCTGGTCCGTGCGGCGGACTGGTTGGAGGTCCGTGCGCATCCGTGCCTGGTCAGCGATGATCCTGGCATCTTTCGCGTCGGTCTTGCCATCTCCGCGGTAGGTCTCCGCAGCGTGATGCACGATCCGTCCAGGTATATAGAGCAGTTGCTGGGCGTGCGCGGCCAACAACTCGATCAACAGGGCCGCTCCGCCGGAATTCAGATCCGTGGCCCAGCAGACTTCGCCCCCGGCCGCGATCTCCGCGATCGTGGCTATGAGTTCGAGCACTGCGTTTTCGTCGTTCTCGACCCGTTTCGAGAGCAGCACGGTCCCCGTCTGATCGATCACGACGCAATGATGTGCTCTTTTGCCTGAGTCGATTCCTACCCAGAATGCCGGCATGTTCAGTCTCCTTCGATCAGCTCCAATTTCGGTTGGCCCTGTCGATAACTACGCCGGCACGTCCTTACCCAACGATCAATGTCGTAATTCTCAATCAGCGGTCGAGTCATCGGCGGGCAGCGGGCGGCCATTCCCAGTGAGCCATCCAAGCGGCAGGGCGACCTAGGCCATACCCGCCACCCGAGGGTGATCGAAACACTACGACAGCTCCGAAATCACCCACAACAAAATCGTAAGGAGGGCGATCTGATCATCGGTACCCCTGGCGCCGGGGCGATCGGAACCCTCGTGGAACGCAGTAGCCGTTTCGTGATGCTCCTGCACCTGCCTAACGGACATACCGGCGAGCAGGTGCTGGCCGCCATCGAGGCAACCCTTCCGACCCTGCCGGCCCAGCTGCGCCGGTCCCTGACCTGGGACCAAGGCGCTGAGATGGTCGGCATTCACGAACGCGTCAGGATCGCCACCGGCGCCGAGGTCTACTTCTGCGATCCTCACTCACCCTGGCAACGCGGCACGAACGAGAACACCAACGGACTCCTGCGACAGTACTTCCCCAAAGGCATGGACCTCACCACCGTCACCCGCGCAGACCTCGACTACGCTGCCGCAGGACTCAACGGACGCCTACGCAAAACCCTCGGCTGGAAAACACCCGCACAAGCCCTCCAGCAAATACTGGAAGAATC
Encoded here:
- a CDS encoding IS110 family RNA-guided transposase gives rise to the protein MPAFWVGIDSGKRAHHCVVIDQTGTVLLSKRVENDENAVLELIATIAEIAAGGEVCWATDLNSGGAALLIELLAAHAQQLLYIPGRIVHHAAETYRGDGKTDAKDARIIADQARMRTDLQPVRRTDQISVDLRLLTARRTDLICDRVRAINRLRATLLEYFPALERAFDYSKQAPLVLLGGYQTPEGIRRIGLARLTGWLRKRGCRNSAKMAEKALIAANSQHTVLPTQTTGSALVVRLAGQISTLDAEIAGIDAQITDLFGKHDSADVLLTMPGFGPVLAATFLANIGGNLDAFDSVDRLASVAGLAPVPRDSGRISGNLHRPRRFNRRLLRTCYLAALSSLKNSAASRTYYDRKRGEGKSHKQALIALARRRINVLWAMLRDHTIYQEPMPRITAQAA